Proteins found in one Pyrus communis chromosome 15, drPyrComm1.1, whole genome shotgun sequence genomic segment:
- the LOC137717684 gene encoding squalene monooxygenase SE1-like isoform X2, whose product MIRLVPFPGRVITKGCSFSRFVLLTGFKLTIDGRRVHVIERDLTEPDRIVGELLQPGGYLKLIELGLEDCVEQIDAQRVFGYALFKDGKNTKLSYPLEKFHSDVSGRSFHNGRFIQRMREKAATLPNVRLEQGTVTSLLEEKGTIKGVQYKTKAGEEMTAYAPLTIVCDGCFSNLRRSLCDPKVDVPSCFVGLILENCNLPHANHGHVILADPSPILFYQISSAEVRCLVDVPGQKVPSISNGEMAKYLKTVVAPQIPPQIYDSFIAAVDKGTIRTMPNRSMPAAPYPTPGALLMGDAFNMRHPLTGGGMTVALSDIVVLRNLLRPLGNLNDPSTLSKYLESFYTLRKPVASTINTLAGALYKVFSSSPDQARKEMRQACFDYLSLGGVFSMGPVSLLSGLNPRPSSLVLHFFAVAVYGVGRLLLPFPSPKRAWIGARLISSASGIIFPIIKAEGVRQMFFPATVPAYYRAPVLSEKQMKKTVDCVN is encoded by the exons ATGATCCGTTTGGTGCCATTTCCAGGTCGTGTAATTACGAAAGGCTGCAGTTTTTCGAGATTTGTCTTACTGACCGGATTCAAGCTTACAATC GATGGACGTCGGGTGCATGTGATTGAACGAGACTTGACAGAGCCTGACCGAATTGTTGGCGAGCTGCTACAACCTGGAGGCTACCTCAAATTAATTGAGCTGGGACTAGAAG ATTGTGTGGAGCAAATTGATGCTCAGCGGGTTTTTGGATATGCTCTTTTCAAGGATGGGAAAAATACTAAACTCTCTTACCCCTTGGAGAAATTTCACTCAGATGTGTCTGGAAGGAGCTTTCACAATGGCCGTTTCATACAGAGGATGCGGGAGAAGGCTGCAACTCTTCCCAA TGTTCGATTGGAGCAAGGAACAGTTACTTCGCTACTTGAAGAAAAGGGAACAATTAAAGGTGTGCAATACAAGACTAAAGCTGGCGAAGAGATGACCGCATATGCACCTCTTACTATTGTTTGTGATGGCTGTTTCTCCAACTTGCGTCGCTCTCTTTGTGAtcctaag GTGGATGTGCCTTCTTGTTTTGTTGGGTTGATCCTGGAGAATTGCAATCTTCCCCATGCTAATCACGGACATGTTATATTAGCAGACCCTTCTCCTATTTTGTTCTATCAAATCAGTAGCGCGGAGGTTCGCTGTCTGGTTGATGTACCGGGACAAAAAGTTCCCTCCATTTCAAATGGTGAAATGGCAAAGTATTTGAAGACTGTGGTGGCTCCCCAG ATTCCCCCTCAAATTTATGATTCTTTCATAGCTGCAGTGGATAAGGGTACCATAAGGACAATGCCGAACAGAAGCATGCCTGCCGCTCCCTACCCTACTCCTGGAGCTCTACTGATGGGGGATGCATTCAACATGCGCCACCCTCTAACAGGCGGAGGAATGACTGTGGCCTTGTCTGATATTGTTGTGCTGCGGAATCTTCTTAGGCCTTTGGGCAACCTAAATGATCCATCTACCCTGTCCAAATATCTTGAATCCTTCTACACTCTCCGCAAG CCAGTGGCATCCACGATAAATACATTGGCTGGTGCCCTTTACAAGGTCTTTTCTTCTTCACCTGATCAAGCAAGGAAGGAAATGCGCCAGGCATGCTTTGACTATCTAAGTCTCGGAGGTGTATTCTCTATGGGACCAGTCTCTCTACTCTCGGGGTTGAACCCTCGCCCTTCGAGTTTGGTTCTCCATTTCTTCGCTGTCGCAGTGTATGGTGTTGGTCGTCTTTTGCTGCCATTTCCATCACCTAAACGCGCCTGGATTGGAGCCAGATTAATTTCG AGTGCCTCAGGAATCATCTTCCCCATAATCAAGGCAGAAGGAGTTAGACAAATGTTTTTCCCTGCAACTGTTCCGGCATATTACAGAGCGCCTGTCTTAAGCGAGAAGCAGATGAAGAAGACCGTAGATTGCGTAAATTGA
- the LOC137717685 gene encoding uncharacterized protein, with protein sequence MSGGDDDRDRSRNRNGPWTPPGRPYEAKAEDMKIWGILVFGLIGATATTLAVSQLRRTVDWVYAQLFRSPSTGRRSGSSFRTSFQEEAWKRYNRRMQEEYEEEMERVERIRRMQSVFNRERSKYKRTYESWRENGQGGYHQQFQREDWYWKTDTSFKDRRSNYRETPRENANYLLSHHYSVLGLDRFRKAPYTDAEIKTAFRTRAKQFHPDQNQNNKEAAEAKFKEVMTSYEAIKKERGNTSL encoded by the exons ATGAGCGGCGGCGACGACGACCGTGATCGGAGCAGGAATAGGAATGGACCGTGGACTCCGCCAGGCAGACCGTACGAGGCAAAAGCGGAAGACATGAAGATTTGGGGGATTCTGGTGTTTGGTCTAATTGGCGCCACCGCCACCACTCTCGCT GTTTCTCAGCTTCGTAGGACTGTTGATTGGGTCTACGCTCAG TTGTTCAGATCGCCATCAACGGGGAGACGAAGTGGCAGTTCATTCCGGACATCTTTTCAGGAGGAAGCATGGAAAAGATATAACCGTCGCATGCAAGAGGAGTATGAAGAAGAAATGGAGAGGGTG GAACGTATTAGGCGTATGCAAAGCGTGTTCAATAGAGAGAGGAGCAAATACAAAAGAACCTACGAGAGCTGGAGGGAAAACGGTCAGGGTGGGTATCATCAACAGTTCCAGCGAGAGGATTGGTATTGGAAGACTGATACATCCTTTAAAGACCGGAGGAGTAACTACAGGGAAACTCCCAGAGAAAATGCCAACTATTTGTTATCACATCACTACTCAGTTTTAGGCCTTGACAG GTTTAGAAAGGCACCTTACACGGATGCAGAGATTAAG ACAGCATTTAGGACCAGGGCGAAGCAGTTTCACCCGGATCAGAACCAAAACAATAAGG AGGCTGCTGAAGCAAAGTTTAAAGAGGTAATGACGTCGTATGAGGCAATAAAGAAAGAGAGGGGGAACACGAGTTTGTGA
- the LOC137717684 gene encoding squalene monooxygenase SE1-like isoform X1, which translates to MADQYLLGWIFATVLGAMFLCRALARRNGERGRALVEEDRSECVKSVMVSNGECRSTDGDVDVIIVGAGVAGAALAHTLGKDGRRVHVIERDLTEPDRIVGELLQPGGYLKLIELGLEDCVEQIDAQRVFGYALFKDGKNTKLSYPLEKFHSDVSGRSFHNGRFIQRMREKAATLPNVRLEQGTVTSLLEEKGTIKGVQYKTKAGEEMTAYAPLTIVCDGCFSNLRRSLCDPKVDVPSCFVGLILENCNLPHANHGHVILADPSPILFYQISSAEVRCLVDVPGQKVPSISNGEMAKYLKTVVAPQIPPQIYDSFIAAVDKGTIRTMPNRSMPAAPYPTPGALLMGDAFNMRHPLTGGGMTVALSDIVVLRNLLRPLGNLNDPSTLSKYLESFYTLRKPVASTINTLAGALYKVFSSSPDQARKEMRQACFDYLSLGGVFSMGPVSLLSGLNPRPSSLVLHFFAVAVYGVGRLLLPFPSPKRAWIGARLISSASGIIFPIIKAEGVRQMFFPATVPAYYRAPVLSEKQMKKTVDCVN; encoded by the exons ATGGCGGATCAGTACTTGCTCGGATGGATCTTCGCCACCGTGCTGGGCGCCATGTTTCTGTGCAGAGCGCTGGCGAGGAGGAACGGCGAGAGAGGGAGAGCTTTGGTGGAGGAGGACAGGAGCGAGTGCGTGAAGAGCGTGATGGTCTCCAACGGAGAATGCAGATCCACTGACGGCGACGTCGACGTCATCATCGTCGGAGCTGGTGTTGCCGGCGCCGCTCTCGCTCACACTCTCGGCAAG GATGGACGTCGGGTGCATGTGATTGAACGAGACTTGACAGAGCCTGACCGAATTGTTGGCGAGCTGCTACAACCTGGAGGCTACCTCAAATTAATTGAGCTGGGACTAGAAG ATTGTGTGGAGCAAATTGATGCTCAGCGGGTTTTTGGATATGCTCTTTTCAAGGATGGGAAAAATACTAAACTCTCTTACCCCTTGGAGAAATTTCACTCAGATGTGTCTGGAAGGAGCTTTCACAATGGCCGTTTCATACAGAGGATGCGGGAGAAGGCTGCAACTCTTCCCAA TGTTCGATTGGAGCAAGGAACAGTTACTTCGCTACTTGAAGAAAAGGGAACAATTAAAGGTGTGCAATACAAGACTAAAGCTGGCGAAGAGATGACCGCATATGCACCTCTTACTATTGTTTGTGATGGCTGTTTCTCCAACTTGCGTCGCTCTCTTTGTGAtcctaag GTGGATGTGCCTTCTTGTTTTGTTGGGTTGATCCTGGAGAATTGCAATCTTCCCCATGCTAATCACGGACATGTTATATTAGCAGACCCTTCTCCTATTTTGTTCTATCAAATCAGTAGCGCGGAGGTTCGCTGTCTGGTTGATGTACCGGGACAAAAAGTTCCCTCCATTTCAAATGGTGAAATGGCAAAGTATTTGAAGACTGTGGTGGCTCCCCAG ATTCCCCCTCAAATTTATGATTCTTTCATAGCTGCAGTGGATAAGGGTACCATAAGGACAATGCCGAACAGAAGCATGCCTGCCGCTCCCTACCCTACTCCTGGAGCTCTACTGATGGGGGATGCATTCAACATGCGCCACCCTCTAACAGGCGGAGGAATGACTGTGGCCTTGTCTGATATTGTTGTGCTGCGGAATCTTCTTAGGCCTTTGGGCAACCTAAATGATCCATCTACCCTGTCCAAATATCTTGAATCCTTCTACACTCTCCGCAAG CCAGTGGCATCCACGATAAATACATTGGCTGGTGCCCTTTACAAGGTCTTTTCTTCTTCACCTGATCAAGCAAGGAAGGAAATGCGCCAGGCATGCTTTGACTATCTAAGTCTCGGAGGTGTATTCTCTATGGGACCAGTCTCTCTACTCTCGGGGTTGAACCCTCGCCCTTCGAGTTTGGTTCTCCATTTCTTCGCTGTCGCAGTGTATGGTGTTGGTCGTCTTTTGCTGCCATTTCCATCACCTAAACGCGCCTGGATTGGAGCCAGATTAATTTCG AGTGCCTCAGGAATCATCTTCCCCATAATCAAGGCAGAAGGAGTTAGACAAATGTTTTTCCCTGCAACTGTTCCGGCATATTACAGAGCGCCTGTCTTAAGCGAGAAGCAGATGAAGAAGACCGTAGATTGCGTAAATTGA